One stretch of Burkholderia pyrrocinia DNA includes these proteins:
- a CDS encoding phosphotransferase, translating into MTNPSQQLDTARLTRYLEAHVPGFEGPVDTEKFAGGQSNPTFLLHAKSGRYVLRRQPPGELLKSAHAVDREFRVLTALSGTAVPVARPYHLCVDRDVIGSMFYVMSFEDGRIFWDPALPELPKADRAACYDALLRTMAALHDIDVDAVGLADYGRPGNYFERQIGVWTKQYRAAETGRLDAMETLIDWLPKACPEDTGRPALVHGDFRIDNLMFARDGYRVQAVLDWELSTLGNPLADLAYFCMCLRLPSGGQVRGIAGLDRAELGVPDEAAIVARYCELRGIEPIRDWHFYLAFSFFRLAAIAQGVKARALQGNASSEQALRVGEMAGRLAELAVGVIDAHR; encoded by the coding sequence ATGACGAACCCTTCCCAGCAACTCGACACTGCCCGCCTCACGCGCTATCTGGAAGCGCACGTGCCGGGCTTCGAAGGCCCGGTCGACACGGAGAAATTTGCCGGCGGCCAGTCGAATCCGACTTTCCTGCTGCACGCGAAGAGCGGCCGCTACGTGCTGCGCCGCCAGCCGCCGGGCGAACTGCTGAAATCCGCGCATGCGGTCGACCGCGAATTCCGCGTGCTGACCGCGCTGTCGGGCACCGCGGTGCCGGTCGCGCGTCCGTATCACCTGTGCGTCGACCGCGACGTGATCGGCAGCATGTTCTACGTGATGAGCTTCGAGGACGGCCGGATCTTCTGGGATCCCGCGCTGCCGGAACTGCCGAAGGCCGATCGCGCGGCGTGCTACGACGCGCTGCTGCGGACCATGGCCGCGTTGCACGACATCGATGTCGATGCGGTGGGCCTCGCCGACTACGGCCGCCCCGGCAACTACTTCGAGCGCCAGATCGGCGTATGGACGAAGCAGTATCGCGCGGCCGAAACCGGGCGCCTCGACGCGATGGAGACGCTGATCGACTGGCTGCCGAAGGCGTGCCCCGAGGACACGGGCCGGCCGGCGCTGGTGCACGGCGATTTCCGGATCGACAACCTGATGTTCGCGCGCGACGGCTATCGCGTGCAGGCCGTGCTCGACTGGGAACTGTCGACGCTCGGCAACCCGCTCGCCGATCTCGCGTATTTCTGCATGTGCCTGCGGCTGCCGTCCGGCGGGCAGGTGCGCGGCATCGCGGGCCTAGATCGCGCCGAACTCGGCGTGCCGGACGAAGCGGCGATCGTCGCGCGTTATTGCGAATTGCGCGGGATCGAGCCGATCCGCGACTGGCACTTCTATCTCGCGTTCAGTTTCTTCCGCCTCGCGGCGATCGCGCAGGGCGTGAAGGCGCGCGCGCTGCAGGGCAACGCGTCGAGCGAGCAAGCGCTGCGCGTCGGCGAAATGGCCGGGCGGCTGGCCGAACTGGCCGTCGGCGTGATCGACGCGCATCGCTGA
- a CDS encoding SDR family oxidoreductase, with amino-acid sequence MATNLFDLTGKIALVTGASRGIGEEIAKLLAEQGAHVIVSSRKLDDCRAVADAIVAAGGRAEALACHVGRLEDIAATFEHIRGKHGRLDILVNNAAANPYFGHILDTDLAAYEKTVDVNIRGYFFMSVEAGKLMKTHGGGAIVNTASVNALQPGDRQGIYSITKAAVVNMTKAFAKECGPLGIRVNALLPGLTKTKFAGALFADKDIYENWMAKIPLRRHAEPREMAGTVLYLVSDAASYTNGECIVVDGGLTI; translated from the coding sequence ATGGCAACGAATCTGTTCGACCTGACCGGCAAGATTGCGCTGGTGACGGGCGCGAGCCGCGGCATCGGCGAGGAAATCGCGAAGCTGCTTGCAGAGCAGGGCGCACACGTGATCGTGTCGAGCCGCAAGCTCGACGACTGCCGGGCCGTGGCCGACGCGATCGTCGCGGCAGGCGGCCGCGCCGAGGCGCTGGCCTGCCACGTCGGGCGGCTGGAAGATATCGCGGCGACGTTCGAGCATATCCGCGGCAAGCACGGGCGGCTCGACATCCTCGTGAACAACGCGGCCGCGAACCCGTATTTCGGGCACATCCTCGATACCGATCTCGCTGCGTACGAGAAGACCGTCGACGTGAACATCCGCGGCTACTTCTTCATGTCGGTCGAGGCCGGCAAGCTGATGAAGACGCACGGCGGCGGCGCGATCGTCAACACGGCGTCGGTGAACGCGCTGCAGCCGGGCGACCGGCAGGGCATCTACTCGATCACGAAGGCGGCGGTCGTCAACATGACGAAGGCGTTCGCGAAGGAATGCGGGCCGCTCGGCATCCGCGTGAACGCGCTGCTGCCGGGCCTGACGAAAACGAAGTTCGCGGGCGCGCTGTTCGCCGACAAGGACATCTACGAGAACTGGATGGCGAAGATCCCGCTGCGCCGTCACGCGGAGCCGCGCGAGATGGCCGGCACCGTGCTGTATCTCGTGTCGGATGCGGCGAGCTACACGAACGGCGAATGCATCGTCGTCGACGGCGGCCTGACGATCTGA
- a CDS encoding SDR family NAD(P)-dependent oxidoreductase — translation MKIDSYAGQAVMITGAASGFGALLASELAAMGARLVLGDLNGEALERVAAPLRAAGADVIAQRCDVRVEADVAALVHEAAARFGRLDVGINNAGIAPPMKALIDTDEADLDLSFAVNAKGVFFGMKHQIRQMLAQREGVILNVASMAGLGGAPKLAAYAASKHAVVGITKTAALEYARHGIRVNAVCPFYSTTPMVTDSDIGDRQDFLAQGSPMKRLGRPDEIVATMLMLCAKENTYLTGQAVAVDGGVSAF, via the coding sequence ATGAAAATCGACAGCTACGCCGGGCAGGCCGTGATGATCACCGGCGCCGCAAGCGGCTTCGGCGCGTTGCTCGCGAGCGAACTGGCCGCGATGGGCGCGCGGCTGGTACTCGGCGACCTGAACGGCGAAGCGCTCGAACGCGTCGCCGCGCCACTGCGCGCGGCCGGCGCCGACGTGATCGCGCAGCGCTGCGACGTGCGTGTCGAAGCGGACGTCGCGGCGCTGGTGCACGAAGCCGCCGCGCGTTTCGGGCGGCTCGACGTCGGCATCAACAACGCGGGCATCGCACCGCCGATGAAGGCGCTGATCGACACCGACGAAGCCGATCTCGACCTGAGCTTCGCGGTGAACGCGAAGGGCGTGTTCTTCGGGATGAAGCACCAGATCCGCCAGATGCTCGCGCAGCGCGAAGGCGTGATCCTGAACGTCGCGTCGATGGCCGGGCTCGGCGGCGCGCCGAAGCTGGCCGCGTACGCGGCGTCGAAGCATGCGGTGGTCGGGATCACGAAGACGGCCGCGCTCGAATACGCGCGCCACGGCATTCGCGTGAACGCGGTGTGCCCGTTCTACAGCACGACGCCGATGGTCACCGACAGCGATATCGGCGACCGCCAGGATTTTCTTGCGCAGGGCTCGCCGATGAAGCGGCTCGGCCGGCCTGACGAAATCGTCGCGACGATGCTGATGCTGTGCGCGAAGGAAAACACTTACCTGACCGGGCAGGCCGTCGCCGTCGACGGCGGTGTCTCGGCCTTCTGA
- a CDS encoding acyl-CoA dehydrogenase family protein, with amino-acid sequence MDFGYTPKVEELRERVSAFMDAHIVPRIRQWNEEVQAGQYPVSFMEELKERAKAEGLWNLFLPHLKGDEPGTGLTNLEYAPLAEIMGRVSWASEVFNCNAPDTGNMELLHMFATPEQREQWLLPLLRGEIRSAFAMTEPDVASSDATNITTRIERAGDEYVINGRKWFITNAAHPNCKIFIVMGKTDPDAESHQQQSMILVPRDTPGVTVVRNITVVNHHAPEGHCEITFDNVRVPARNLLGDEGSGFALAQARLGPGRIHHCMRSIGAAELALELMVDRAQSRVAFGKPLNRHGTVGEWIARSRIEIDQARLLVLKAAWMIDKVGAKAARKEISMIKALVPTVYTDVCDRAMQVFGAAGLSPDTPLADLWTWGRALRFADGPDEVHLQAIARMEIKDGEPGSTAPYLTPPPRG; translated from the coding sequence ATGGACTTTGGCTACACCCCGAAAGTGGAAGAACTGCGTGAGCGCGTAAGCGCGTTCATGGACGCGCACATCGTGCCGCGCATCCGCCAGTGGAACGAGGAAGTGCAGGCGGGCCAGTATCCCGTGTCGTTCATGGAGGAACTGAAGGAACGCGCGAAGGCGGAGGGGCTGTGGAACCTGTTCCTGCCGCACCTGAAGGGCGACGAGCCCGGCACGGGCCTGACGAACCTCGAATACGCGCCGCTCGCCGAGATCATGGGGCGTGTGAGCTGGGCGTCGGAGGTGTTCAACTGCAATGCGCCGGACACGGGCAACATGGAGCTGCTGCACATGTTCGCGACGCCCGAGCAGCGCGAGCAGTGGCTGCTGCCGCTGCTGCGCGGCGAGATCCGTTCGGCGTTCGCGATGACGGAGCCCGACGTGGCGTCGTCGGATGCGACGAACATCACGACGCGCATCGAGCGCGCGGGCGACGAGTACGTGATCAACGGCCGCAAGTGGTTCATCACGAACGCCGCGCATCCGAACTGCAAGATCTTCATCGTGATGGGCAAGACCGATCCCGACGCCGAGTCGCACCAGCAGCAGAGCATGATCCTCGTGCCGCGCGACACGCCGGGCGTGACGGTCGTGCGCAACATCACGGTGGTCAATCACCATGCACCGGAAGGGCACTGCGAGATCACGTTCGACAACGTGCGCGTGCCGGCGCGCAACCTGCTCGGCGACGAAGGCAGCGGCTTCGCGCTCGCGCAGGCACGCCTCGGGCCGGGCCGCATCCATCACTGCATGCGTTCGATCGGCGCGGCCGAGCTCGCGCTGGAGCTGATGGTCGATCGCGCGCAGTCGCGCGTCGCGTTCGGCAAGCCGCTGAACCGGCACGGCACCGTCGGCGAATGGATCGCGCGCTCGCGCATCGAGATCGACCAGGCGCGCCTGCTGGTGCTGAAGGCCGCGTGGATGATCGACAAGGTCGGCGCGAAGGCCGCGCGCAAGGAAATCTCGATGATCAAGGCGCTCGTGCCGACCGTGTATACGGACGTCTGCGACCGCGCGATGCAGGTGTTCGGCGCGGCGGGGTTGAGCCCCGATACGCCGCTCGCCGATCTGTGGACCTGGGGCCGCGCGCTGCGCTTCGCCGACGGCCCGGACGAGGTGCACCTGCAGGCGATCGCGCGGATGGAGATCAAGGACGGCGAGCCGGGTTCGACCGCGCCTTACCTGACGCCGCCGCCGCGCGGTTGA
- a CDS encoding LysR family transcriptional regulator, translated as MRLSKIDLNLFVVFEAIYNKRNLTRAAEVLNLTQPAVSNALARLRKTLNDPLFVSTPAGMMPTPMAENIVGRVREALQLLDSSAHEGDVFDPASSARVFRLSMSDLTEALLLPALGELLQTHAPGMHVRSYTMDRREVATALANGSVDIAIDAPLIGDPHLHQALLVRDRYACMIRDDHPFKGNTLTMDDYLSMGHIHVSSRRKGSGHVDAELTRLGLRRNIQMRVQHYMVAPLIAMRGDLALTAPLRLLQRYPARILELPFEMPGLEYFCYWHRSADQDQGSRWLREQLMTLMGGMGEPQ; from the coding sequence ATGCGCCTTTCGAAGATTGATCTGAACCTGTTCGTCGTATTCGAGGCGATCTACAACAAGCGCAACCTGACGCGGGCGGCCGAGGTGCTGAACCTCACGCAGCCGGCCGTCAGCAACGCGCTGGCGCGGCTGCGCAAGACGCTGAACGATCCGCTGTTCGTCAGCACGCCGGCCGGGATGATGCCGACGCCGATGGCCGAGAACATCGTCGGCCGCGTGCGCGAGGCGCTGCAGCTGCTCGATTCGAGCGCGCACGAAGGCGACGTGTTCGATCCCGCATCGTCGGCGCGCGTGTTCCGGCTCAGCATGAGCGACCTGACCGAAGCGCTGCTGCTGCCGGCGCTCGGTGAACTGCTGCAAACGCATGCGCCCGGCATGCACGTGCGCAGCTATACGATGGACCGCCGCGAAGTGGCCACCGCGCTCGCGAACGGCTCGGTCGACATCGCGATCGACGCGCCGCTGATCGGCGATCCGCATCTGCACCAGGCGCTGCTCGTGCGCGACCGCTACGCGTGCATGATCCGCGACGACCACCCGTTCAAGGGCAACACGCTGACCATGGACGACTACCTGTCGATGGGGCACATCCACGTGTCGAGCCGCCGCAAGGGCAGCGGGCACGTCGACGCGGAACTGACCCGCCTCGGGTTGCGCCGCAACATCCAGATGCGCGTGCAGCACTACATGGTCGCGCCGCTGATTGCGATGCGCGGCGATCTCGCGCTGACGGCGCCGCTGCGGCTGCTGCAGCGCTATCCGGCGCGGATCCTCGAACTGCCGTTCGAGATGCCGGGTCTCGAATACTTCTGCTACTGGCATCGCAGCGCCGATCAGGACCAGGGCAGCCGGTGGCTGCGCGAACAGTTGATGACGCTGATGGGCGGGATGGGCGAGCCGCAGTGA
- a CDS encoding J domain-containing protein produces the protein MTARRGAAVVIAPSHETASLSKAQKAFNTLVEQIEKRREHLGAWEAVMPVFQKKFVDGLLPLEQASTALRISLLNLLDDAFLQKGLSKAEQRTLSALIADMARNLLDVSDDAQLKVIYNRHSASDNEGNAAADLEQMKPEPEPMPRIEPADDLDTLSPDELIERMQAEQDEQFKRDMAAHEAREAQRAKRKKAPRQSAAAAKLEAEQAESSKSIREVYRKLASVLHPDRETDPREQQRKTVLMQRVNHAYAKGNLLQLLELQLEIEQIDRRAIAGLGEDRLARYNGILEEQIHELDQEILHVETGFRRTYGIASSVKVAPDTVMRMLTRDIAGMQRSNHDLTVALREFDDPENVRDWLKDMKRRPASSRFDDDPF, from the coding sequence ATGACCGCACGTCGCGGAGCCGCGGTCGTCATCGCGCCCAGCCACGAGACAGCCAGCCTGTCGAAAGCCCAGAAGGCGTTCAACACGCTCGTCGAGCAAATCGAAAAGCGGCGCGAACATCTCGGTGCGTGGGAAGCCGTCATGCCGGTCTTCCAGAAAAAATTCGTCGACGGGCTGTTGCCGCTCGAACAGGCATCGACGGCGTTGCGGATCAGCTTGCTCAATCTGCTCGACGACGCGTTCCTGCAGAAGGGTTTGAGCAAGGCCGAGCAGCGCACGCTGTCCGCACTGATCGCCGATATGGCTCGCAACCTGCTCGACGTCAGCGACGACGCGCAGCTGAAAGTCATCTACAACCGGCACAGCGCATCCGACAACGAAGGCAACGCAGCGGCCGATCTCGAGCAGATGAAGCCGGAACCGGAGCCGATGCCGCGCATTGAACCGGCAGACGACCTCGACACGCTATCGCCCGACGAACTGATCGAGCGCATGCAAGCCGAACAGGACGAACAGTTCAAGCGCGACATGGCCGCCCACGAGGCCCGCGAAGCACAGCGCGCGAAGCGCAAGAAAGCACCCCGGCAATCGGCCGCGGCAGCCAAACTCGAAGCCGAGCAGGCCGAATCGAGCAAGTCGATCCGCGAGGTCTATCGCAAGCTCGCGAGCGTGCTGCATCCCGATCGCGAAACCGATCCCCGTGAACAGCAACGCAAGACGGTGCTGATGCAGCGGGTCAACCACGCTTATGCGAAGGGCAATCTCCTGCAACTGCTGGAGCTGCAACTGGAGATCGAGCAGATCGACCGGCGCGCGATCGCCGGCCTCGGTGAAGATCGGCTGGCGCGCTACAACGGCATCCTGGAGGAACAGATCCACGAGCTGGATCAGGAGATCCTGCACGTCGAGACTGGTTTCCGGCGGACGTACGGAATCGCGTCGTCAGTCAAGGTGGCACCCGATACCGTGATGCGCATGCTCACGCGCGACATTGCCGGCATGCAGCGCAGCAACCACGACCTGACCGTGGCGCTGCGCGAATTCGACGATCCGGAAAACGTCCGGGACTGGCTGAAGGACATGAAGCGCCGGCCGGCTTCCTCCCGCTTCGACGACGATCCGTTTTAA
- a CDS encoding DUF4148 domain-containing protein: MKSIIVTIATVAATATALLAAPAASYAQSSHSTLTRAQVRQELLDLESVGYEPIAGDGDNYPGDIVAAQERLAAKRLAERKSAEAAYGANGAAGSDSGAPAVAPVRQ, translated from the coding sequence GTGAAATCCATCATCGTCACCATCGCCACTGTCGCCGCTACCGCCACCGCTCTTCTCGCCGCACCGGCCGCGTCGTACGCGCAATCGTCGCACTCGACGCTCACGCGCGCACAAGTGCGCCAGGAACTGCTCGACCTCGAATCGGTCGGCTACGAGCCGATTGCCGGCGACGGCGACAACTATCCGGGCGATATCGTCGCCGCGCAGGAACGCCTGGCCGCCAAGCGCCTCGCCGAACGCAAGAGCGCGGAAGCAGCCTACGGGGCGAACGGCGCAGCGGGCTCGGATTCGGGCGCGCCGGCGGTTGCGCCGGTAAGGCAATAA
- a CDS encoding DNA polymerase II — MTAFEQGFILTRHWRDTATGIEIEFWLATEHGPRRVRLRPQEAVAFIPVQQQALAERTLAGERDAELRPLALRDFSRRPVVGLYCRRYRHLSGLQKRLAAAGVDVYEADVQPPDRYAMERFITACVQFRGQPGNDGTLTGGELKPATGYRPALRCVSLDIETSVHGELYSIALEGCGQRQVYMLGPPNGDADASAIDFRLDYCDSRPAMLARLNDWFDEHDPDAVIGWNLVQFDLRILHAHAEQYGVPLKLGRGGSVLDWRAHGQQPDHFFAGAAGRLILDGIDMLKSATWTFPSFSLEYVSQALLGEGKSIDNPYQRMDEIQRRFDHDKPALAHYNLKDCELVTRIFDKADLLSFALERASVTGLAADRTGGSVAAFTHLYLPRMHRLGYVAPNLGDVTGQNSPGGFVMDSRPGLYDSVLVFDYKSLYPSIIRTFLIDPVGLIEGLANPGDDASVPGFLGARFSRTAHCLPDIVRRVWEGRDDAKRQRNAPLSQALKIIMNSFYGVLGSTGCRFFDPRLASSITMRGHEIMHRTRELIEAQGYEVIYGDTDSTFVWLGRAHDDDEAGTKGRALVEHVNRWWHAHLRDHFGLESALELQYERHYRRFLMPTVRGAEEGSKKRYAGLAATADGGEDLVFKGLETVRTDWTPLAQQFQRELYRRVFRREPYQDFIRDYVQRTLAGEFDDQLVYRKRVRRPLREYERNVPPHVRAARIADEFNQAQGRPMQYQRGGWISYVMTTAGPEPLETMRSPIDYAFYLSRQLQPVADAILPFLRDDFERVISGQGQLFGD, encoded by the coding sequence TTGACTGCGTTCGAGCAGGGTTTCATCCTCACCCGCCACTGGCGGGACACCGCGACCGGTATCGAGATCGAGTTCTGGCTGGCAACCGAACACGGTCCGCGCCGCGTGCGGTTGCGCCCGCAGGAAGCCGTCGCGTTCATTCCGGTCCAACAGCAGGCGCTCGCCGAACGCACGCTGGCCGGCGAACGCGATGCGGAATTGCGCCCGCTCGCATTGCGCGATTTCAGCCGGCGCCCGGTCGTCGGTCTCTATTGCCGGCGCTATCGCCACCTGTCCGGGCTCCAGAAGCGCCTCGCGGCGGCCGGCGTCGACGTCTACGAAGCCGATGTGCAGCCGCCCGACCGCTACGCGATGGAGCGCTTCATCACGGCATGCGTGCAGTTTCGCGGCCAACCCGGCAACGACGGCACGCTGACCGGCGGCGAGCTGAAACCCGCGACCGGCTACCGGCCGGCGCTGCGCTGCGTGTCGCTCGACATCGAAACCAGCGTGCACGGCGAGCTGTATTCGATCGCGCTCGAGGGCTGCGGCCAACGGCAGGTCTACATGCTCGGGCCGCCGAACGGCGATGCCGACGCGAGCGCCATCGACTTCCGCCTCGACTACTGCGACAGCCGGCCCGCGATGCTCGCGCGGCTGAACGACTGGTTCGACGAACACGATCCCGATGCGGTGATCGGCTGGAACCTCGTGCAGTTCGACCTGCGCATCCTGCATGCGCACGCGGAGCAATACGGCGTGCCGCTGAAGCTCGGGCGCGGCGGCAGCGTGCTCGACTGGCGCGCGCACGGCCAGCAGCCCGACCACTTCTTCGCGGGCGCGGCCGGCCGGCTGATCCTCGACGGCATCGACATGCTGAAATCCGCGACGTGGACGTTCCCGTCGTTCAGCCTCGAATACGTGTCGCAAGCGCTGCTCGGCGAAGGCAAGTCGATCGACAACCCGTACCAGCGGATGGACGAGATCCAGCGCCGCTTCGACCACGACAAGCCCGCGCTCGCGCACTACAACCTGAAGGACTGCGAGCTCGTCACGCGCATCTTCGACAAGGCCGACCTGCTGTCCTTCGCGCTCGAACGCGCGAGCGTCACGGGGCTCGCGGCCGATCGCACCGGCGGCTCGGTCGCGGCGTTCACGCACCTGTACCTGCCGCGCATGCACAGGCTCGGCTATGTCGCACCGAACCTCGGCGACGTGACGGGGCAGAACAGCCCCGGCGGCTTCGTGATGGATTCGCGCCCCGGGCTGTACGACTCGGTGCTCGTATTCGACTACAAGAGCCTCTATCCGTCGATCATCCGCACGTTCCTGATCGATCCCGTCGGGCTGATCGAAGGGCTCGCGAACCCCGGCGACGACGCGTCGGTGCCGGGTTTTCTCGGCGCGCGCTTCTCGCGCACCGCGCACTGCCTGCCCGATATCGTGCGCCGCGTGTGGGAAGGCCGCGACGACGCGAAGCGCCAGCGCAACGCGCCGTTGTCGCAGGCGCTGAAGATCATCATGAATTCGTTCTACGGCGTGCTCGGCTCGACGGGCTGCCGCTTCTTCGACCCGCGCCTCGCGTCGTCGATCACGATGCGCGGCCACGAGATCATGCACCGCACGCGCGAGCTGATCGAAGCTCAGGGTTACGAAGTAATCTACGGCGATACCGATTCGACGTTCGTGTGGCTCGGTCGCGCGCACGACGACGACGAAGCCGGCACCAAGGGCCGCGCGCTCGTCGAGCACGTGAACCGCTGGTGGCACGCGCACCTGCGCGACCACTTCGGGCTCGAAAGCGCGCTGGAACTGCAATACGAGCGGCATTACCGCCGGTTCCTGATGCCGACCGTGCGCGGTGCGGAAGAAGGCAGCAAGAAGCGCTACGCGGGCCTCGCGGCGACGGCCGACGGCGGCGAGGACCTCGTCTTCAAGGGGCTCGAAACGGTGCGTACCGACTGGACGCCGCTCGCGCAGCAGTTCCAGCGCGAGCTGTACCGGCGCGTGTTCAGACGCGAGCCGTACCAGGATTTCATTCGCGATTACGTGCAGCGCACGCTCGCCGGCGAATTCGACGACCAGCTCGTCTACCGCAAGCGCGTGCGCCGGCCGCTGCGCGAGTACGAGCGCAACGTGCCGCCGCATGTGCGCGCGGCGCGGATCGCCGACGAGTTCAACCAGGCGCAAGGCCGGCCGATGCAGTACCAGCGCGGCGGCTGGATCAGCTACGTGATGACGACGGCCGGCCCCGAGCCGCTCGAAACGATGCGTTCGCCGATCGACTACGCGTTCTACCTGAGCCGCCAGTTGCAGCCCGTCGCCGATGCGATCCTGCCGTTCCTGCGCGACGATTTCGAACGCGTGATCTCCGGGCAGGGGCAGTTGTTCGGCGACTGA
- a CDS encoding TetR/AcrR family transcriptional regulator → MVRPREFDRDEALERALRVFWEKGYAATSTDDLLSAMQIGRQSLYNAFGDKRRLYVEALERYQSDSVSGHVARLTAPASAIAGIEALLLGVIAGNAAERVLGCMGVNAICEFGTADPELAELREKAGGMLHKQIVARVREGQDAGEIDRAIDAREAASFILTTMQGIQLGARAGSKLQALRATAEFAADRLRAR, encoded by the coding sequence ATGGTGAGACCACGTGAATTCGATCGGGACGAGGCACTGGAGCGCGCGTTGCGCGTGTTCTGGGAGAAGGGCTATGCCGCGACGTCCACTGACGACCTGCTGAGTGCGATGCAGATCGGCAGGCAGAGCCTCTATAACGCGTTCGGCGACAAGCGCAGGCTGTACGTCGAAGCGCTCGAACGCTACCAGTCGGACAGCGTGTCGGGCCACGTCGCACGCCTGACGGCGCCGGCGTCCGCGATCGCGGGTATCGAGGCGCTGCTGCTCGGCGTGATCGCCGGCAACGCGGCCGAGCGCGTGCTCGGCTGCATGGGCGTCAATGCGATCTGCGAATTCGGCACGGCCGATCCCGAGCTGGCCGAGCTGCGCGAGAAAGCCGGTGGGATGCTGCACAAGCAGATCGTCGCGCGCGTCCGCGAAGGGCAGGACGCGGGCGAGATCGACCGTGCAATCGATGCGCGCGAGGCCGCGAGTTTCATCCTGACGACGATGCAGGGTATCCAGCTCGGCGCGCGTGCCGGGTCGAAGCTGCAGGCGTTGCGCGCGACCGCGGAATTCGCGGCCGATCGCCTCAGGGCGCGCTGA
- a CDS encoding SDR family oxidoreductase — MTGISGGARKAAIVFGGSRGIGAAIARRLAADGADVAFTYVSAPERAQETAAAIEASGRAALAIRADSANADEIRQAVAQAVGRFGRLDVVVVNAGILKLGDVAEVSVDDLDRMLAVNVRGVFLAVQAGAAHLTHGGRIVTIGSNTAVRSGHPGSSVYSMTKAAVAVMVKGVAVDLAPRGITINNVQPGPVETDMTADHLDRIRPLIPLRRAGSPDEIASLVAWLASAESGYMTGSSLTIDGGMAL, encoded by the coding sequence ATGACAGGCATTTCCGGCGGCGCACGCAAGGCCGCGATCGTATTCGGCGGCTCGCGCGGGATCGGCGCGGCCATCGCCCGGCGGCTTGCGGCCGACGGCGCGGATGTCGCGTTCACCTACGTCTCGGCGCCCGAGCGCGCGCAGGAAACCGCTGCCGCGATCGAAGCGAGCGGGCGGGCTGCGCTGGCGATCCGGGCCGACAGCGCGAACGCGGACGAGATCCGCCAGGCCGTCGCGCAGGCGGTCGGGCGCTTCGGGCGGCTCGATGTCGTCGTGGTCAATGCGGGCATCCTGAAGCTGGGCGACGTGGCCGAGGTCAGCGTCGACGATCTCGACCGGATGCTGGCGGTCAACGTGCGGGGCGTGTTCCTGGCCGTCCAGGCCGGCGCCGCGCACCTGACGCACGGCGGCCGGATCGTCACGATCGGCAGCAACACGGCCGTGCGCAGCGGGCATCCGGGGTCGAGCGTCTATTCGATGACGAAGGCCGCGGTGGCCGTGATGGTCAAGGGCGTCGCCGTCGATCTCGCACCGCGCGGGATCACGATCAACAACGTGCAGCCGGGGCCGGTCGAGACCGACATGACGGCCGATCACCTCGACCGGATTCGCCCGCTGATTCCGCTGCGGCGGGCCGGCAGCCCGGACGAGATTGCATCGCTGGTGGCATGGCTCGCGAGTGCCGAATCGGGATACATGACGGGATCGAGCCTGACGATCGACGGCGGGATGGCGTTGTAG
- a CDS encoding nuclear transport factor 2 family protein, producing the protein MSLLKRFGAAARFVAVAALLAGSAAAHAADADAERVAHAVERLRVAMLDSNGAALRTLVEDDLTYGHSSGQLQDRAAFLKTLDGTHAFQSIALSGQTVTVSGDSAWVRHTFDSVNNLPDGKTSTAHIGVLQVWKRHPDGWRLFARQAYLLPKE; encoded by the coding sequence ATGTCATTGCTCAAGCGCTTCGGCGCCGCTGCCCGTTTCGTCGCCGTTGCCGCGCTGCTTGCCGGAAGCGCCGCCGCTCACGCCGCCGATGCCGATGCCGAGCGCGTCGCGCATGCGGTCGAGCGCCTGCGCGTCGCGATGCTCGACAGCAACGGCGCCGCGCTGCGCACGCTCGTCGAGGACGATCTCACCTATGGCCACTCGTCCGGCCAGTTGCAGGACCGCGCCGCATTCCTGAAGACGCTCGACGGCACGCACGCGTTCCAGTCGATCGCACTGTCGGGCCAGACGGTGACGGTGAGCGGCGACAGCGCATGGGTGCGCCATACGTTCGATTCCGTCAACAACCTGCCGGACGGCAAGACGAGCACCGCGCATATCGGCGTGCTGCAGGTGTGGAAGCGGCATCCGGACGGATGGCGGCTGTTCGCGCGGCAAGCGTATTTGCTGCCGAAGGAGTGA